GTAGAGTGTCAACACGTTGTTCACCCTCCGCTCAGCCTTGAGGCTGGAGGTTTTCTGCCAAGAGCCGTATGCGGACGCACAAAGTTGTAGCGATGCGTCCAGACCGGCAAGTTCGCTGTTCTTTTC
Above is a genomic segment from Desulfovibrio porci containing:
- a CDS encoding integrase core domain-containing protein, with translation KRTANLPVWTHRYNFVRPHTALGRKPPASRLSGG